DNA from Halorarum salinum:
ACTCCACCGCGAGCAGGGGTACGTCGACGTGTTCCCGCCGCTCCCGGTCAAGTCGCGGTCGATGGAGGGCACCGGCCAGTTCCCGAAGTTCACCGGGGACGCCTACCGGATCGAGGGGCGGAACGACGAGCCGTACGACGAGGACGACCTCTGGCTGCTCCCGACCGCGGAGGTGCCCGTCACGAACATGTACCGCGACGAGATCCTGCTCGACGACGACCTCCCGCTGAAGCACCAGGCGTACTCGCCGAACTTCCGGCAGGAGGCCGGCGAGCACGGCACCGAGACGCGCGGCATCGTCCGCGTCCACCAGTTCAACAAGGTGGAGATGGTGAACTTCGTGCGGCCCGAGGAGAGCGACGAGCGGTTCGACGGCCTCGTGGACGAGGCCGAGGAGGTCCTGCGACGCCTCGACCTCCCGTACCGCATCCTGGAGATGTGCACCGGCGACCTGGGGTTCACGCAGGCGAAGAAGTACGACATCGAGGTGTGGGCGCCCGGCGACGACATGGAGGACGGCCCCGAGGAGGGCGGCCGCTGGCTCGAGGTGTCGTCGGTGTCGAACTTCGAGGACTTCCAGGCCCGGCGCGCCGGCCTGCGCTACCGGCCCGAGCGCCACGAGTCGGCCGAGTACCTCCACACGCTCAACGGCTCGGGGCTCGCGGTCCCGCGCATCGTCGTCGCCGTCATGGAGTACTACCAGAACGACGACGGCACGGTCGAGGTACCCGAGGCGCTCCGCCCGTACATGGGCGGGCGCGAGGTCATCACCGGCGGCGAGAAGGTCGGCGAGTCGGCGATCGGCGCGGGCGAGAAGGAGTAACTGGGCACCACGATTTTGCCGGTCCGTCCCGAAATCGGAACGCCATGTCAGGACCCGGAGGCGCGACCCGCGAGCGACGCACGGAGCCAGCGCGACCGGCGGCCCGGACGCGGCGGCCCGACCGGTCGGAGGGAGTCCGGGGGCGGCGACGGGGGTGTCGCTGAATGGTCGAACTCGGCTACACGCTCTCCAGCGAGGAACATCCGCCGAACGACCTGGTCGAGAACGCGGCGCGCGCCGAGGAGGTAGGGTTCGACTTCCTGTCAATTTCAGACCACTTTCACCCGTGGATCGGCGCGCAGGGCCAGAGCCCGTTCGTCTGGTCGACGCTCGGGGGCGTCGCCCGCGCGACCGAGGAGGTCCCCGTCGGCGTCGGGGTGAACTGCCCCATCATGCGCGTCCACCCGGCCGTCGTCGCGCAGGCTGCCGCGACCGTCGCCGACATGCTCCCCGGACGGTTCGTCCTCGGGGTCGGGACCGGCGAACTCCTGAACGAGCACGTCGTCGGCGAGCACTGGCCCCCGCACGCGAAGCGGCTGGCGATGCTGGAGGAGGCGATCGAGATACTCCGCAGCCTCTGGGAGGGCGGACAGCGGAGCTACGACGGCGAGCACTTCACCGTCGAGAACGCGCGGCTGTTCACCCTGCCCGAGGAGCCCCCGCCGATCGTCGTCTCGGCCTACGGGCCGCGGGCGGCCCGCTCGGCCGCCGAGTACGGGGACGGGCTCTGGACGGTCGGCCCGCAGGACGTCGTCGAGACGTGGGAGGAGGCGGGCGGCGAGGGGCCACGGTACTGCCAGCTCGACGTCTGTTACGCCGAGGACGAGGAGCGAGCGGTGGATACGGCCTACGAGCAGTGGCCCAACACGGCGCTCCCGGGCGAACTCGCGTCACAGCTCCCGACGCCGACCCACTTCGAGCAGGCGTGCCGGATGGTCTCGCGGGAGGACATCGCCGAGTCCAGCGTCGTCACCGACCCCGATCCGGCCGCCCACCTCGAGAGCATCGAGGAGGCCGTCGACGCGGGCTACGACCACGTCTACGTCCACCAGATCGGCCCGGACCAGGAGTCGTTCTTCGAGTTCTACGAGTCGGAGGTGCTGCCGGAGGTGGAGTGACGACCCGGGGTCACCCGTCCGCGAACGAGTCGGTGTAGGTGGTCAACTCGACGACCGCGTCGCCCTCGAACGCGAACACGTCCACGAACCCGAACAGTTCCTCGCCGTCGTCGCGCAGGCGGCCGCGGACGGCCACCTCGTCGACCCGCCGACCCGGTCCCCGGTCGTCGGTTCCACCGGCGCCGGCGGGCGCGTCGTCCCCGTCGCCACGCCGGTGGGCGTCGGCGCCGGCACCCTCGCGTGCGTCGCCGTCGACGGTCCGATACACCGCGTCGACCGCGTGGACGGTGTCGGTCCGAGGTCGCCCCTCGCGCATGAACCGGACGAACTCGTCCCGGCCCGACAGCGTCCGGTCCGGCCGCCGGTGGACGAACTCGGGCCCGAGGAGCGCCGCGAGCGAGTCGTAGTCGGCGTCGTCGATCGCCCGGTAGTATCGCCTGACGGCGTTCTCGCGGTCCATCCGGGCCGGTGTTTCGACGGCGGGTGCTTGAATCGGTCGGCCGTGGCGGGTCCGTTCGCGCCCGTCGGACCCCCCGGCTACCCCGTTCCCCGCAACGCGCCTGCGAGGGTCGTACCTCGAACTCTCAGCTCACCGTACCGGTATCCGCCGACCCGCCGGGAGGACAGCGATAAGCGTATATAGTCATCTTTACCTATCGGCGGGCGAGGCCGCTGAGGTGCGATCGCTCACCCGCCGGCCCCGGAGACATCATGAACGATACCGATCCCTACGAGGAGGAGGCAGCCGTGACCCGCGAGTTCGAACGGGAGCTGGAGTCCCTGCTCGTGAACGCCTTCGCGAGGGGGGCCGTCGTCGAGGGAACGTGGGAGATCAGCGGTTCCGTCGGAGCGGTCCCCGAGTGGACCGTCGAGATCGTCAAGTCGGCCGGGGCGGAGACGGAGTACGACCCGGACCTCATCGAGTAGGTCCGTATCGGGCCACCATCCCGGGCCACGTGGACGGCATAATGTAATATTGTTGTTCGGTACAGAACGTTTATGTGATGGTGGCGTAATGTAGGCCCATGCCCACCGGTCGGACGGCCGCTCGGGTAGCAGGGTGGGTGGCTGGCGCGCCGGTGGCACACAGGAGGCCGCATGAAAACCAAGACGCCTGATGAGGCCGGACCCGGAACCGACGACGCGACGCTGTCCACGACCGACGTTTTCGGCGTGCTCGCGAACGACCGCTGTCGCTATCTCCTGCACTATCTCGACCATCGCGTGGGCGGGGTCTCGCTCGGCGAGCTCGCCGAGCGGGTCGCCGTCCTCGAGGACGATCCGACCTACGACCACTACGAACGGGTCCTCACCGGACTCCACCACGTCCAGTTGCCGAAGCTGACCGAGACGGGGCTCGTCGTCTACGACCGCGAGGCCGAGACGGTGACCGGGACGGGGGCGATCGCCCAGGTGCGCCCGTACCTGGAACTCGCGATGGCGGGGGACATCCGGGAGGCGTAGCTCCCGCGGACGCCGGTTCGTTCCGGCGCCTCCGGGCCGCTTTTGTCGGCCAGGCCCGAAGTCGTGGTGTGGACCTGCACGTCAGGTACGAGGGCGACGACGACCCCGACAAGTGTACGGCGCGAAAGCTCGCGCGCTTCGACCTCGCGGAACTCCACCGGTCGGACCGCGCGACGCCGTACGGGGTCGTGCTCAACCCGCACGCGGAGCGTGCTCTCTCGCCGGCCGACGCCGCCGGGGACGGTGACGGATCGGCTGAAGGACCGCTCGTCGCGCTCGACTGCTCGTGGGAGTCGGCCGGCGAGGCCCGCTTCTCGCTCCCCGGCGAGCACCGCGCGCTCCCGTATCTCGTCGCGGCCAACCCCGTCAACTTCGGCCGGCCGATGCGGCTCACGACCGTCGAGGCGCTCGCGGCCGCGCTGTGCATCTTCGGCGAGGACGACGGCGCCGAGCGG
Protein-coding regions in this window:
- the serS gene encoding serine--tRNA ligase: MISRQLLRDEPDTVRQALEDKGVDDVDLDRIVEMDDEWRDLKGRGDTLRHERNQVSSRIGELKQEGREEEAQEAIERSQELKAELEEIEERAEELEADLHEAMLRIPQIPQDDVPVGEDEDENVERRREGFDDLRELPDEVVPHYDLGEDLDVLDFERGAKVSGGGFYFAKGEGAMLEHALVQFMLELHREQGYVDVFPPLPVKSRSMEGTGQFPKFTGDAYRIEGRNDEPYDEDDLWLLPTAEVPVTNMYRDEILLDDDLPLKHQAYSPNFRQEAGEHGTETRGIVRVHQFNKVEMVNFVRPEESDERFDGLVDEAEEVLRRLDLPYRILEMCTGDLGFTQAKKYDIEVWAPGDDMEDGPEEGGRWLEVSSVSNFEDFQARRAGLRYRPERHESAEYLHTLNGSGLAVPRIVVAVMEYYQNDDGTVEVPEALRPYMGGREVITGGEKVGESAIGAGEKE
- a CDS encoding DUF7344 domain-containing protein; protein product: MKTKTPDEAGPGTDDATLSTTDVFGVLANDRCRYLLHYLDHRVGGVSLGELAERVAVLEDDPTYDHYERVLTGLHHVQLPKLTETGLVVYDREAETVTGTGAIAQVRPYLELAMAGDIREA
- a CDS encoding DUF367 family protein; its protein translation is MDLHVRYEGDDDPDKCTARKLARFDLAELHRSDRATPYGVVLNPHAERALSPADAAGDGDGSAEGPLVALDCSWESAGEARFSLPGEHRALPYLVAANPVNFGRPMRLTTVEALAAALCIFGEDDGAERILSKFTWGETFLELNEEPLRRYADCADSADVVAVQGEYLDR
- a CDS encoding TIGR03557 family F420-dependent LLM class oxidoreductase; translation: MVELGYTLSSEEHPPNDLVENAARAEEVGFDFLSISDHFHPWIGAQGQSPFVWSTLGGVARATEEVPVGVGVNCPIMRVHPAVVAQAAATVADMLPGRFVLGVGTGELLNEHVVGEHWPPHAKRLAMLEEAIEILRSLWEGGQRSYDGEHFTVENARLFTLPEEPPPIVVSAYGPRAARSAAEYGDGLWTVGPQDVVETWEEAGGEGPRYCQLDVCYAEDEERAVDTAYEQWPNTALPGELASQLPTPTHFEQACRMVSREDIAESSVVTDPDPAAHLESIEEAVDAGYDHVYVHQIGPDQESFFEFYESEVLPEVE
- a CDS encoding nuclear transport factor 2 family protein; this encodes MDRENAVRRYYRAIDDADYDSLAALLGPEFVHRRPDRTLSGRDEFVRFMREGRPRTDTVHAVDAVYRTVDGDAREGAGADAHRRGDGDDAPAGAGGTDDRGPGRRVDEVAVRGRLRDDGEELFGFVDVFAFEGDAVVELTTYTDSFADG